The following coding sequences lie in one Oncorhynchus kisutch isolate 150728-3 linkage group LG3, Okis_V2, whole genome shotgun sequence genomic window:
- the hspb3 gene encoding heat shock protein beta-3: MAIKEKTATQEAFWDMDWEEGRTMEGLCITHWVNSPVRHQALFQGRDLDDCVEDHDLFALPGPAFPDPGVVRPDPEVVRPDPGVVKLEGVCDGTTTTQPQRTEPVFQVLLDVSQFRPEDIMIQVFEGWLLIKAQHGARMDEHGFVTRSFTRQDPLPEKLQQAGGLRALLCHDGILVVESKQRTPVRIQHSEEDPY; the protein is encoded by the exons ATGGCGataaaagaaaaaa CAGCAACACAAGAGGCTTTCTGGGACATGGATTGGGAGGAAGGCAGAACCATGGAGGGACTGTGTATAACCCACTGGGTGAACAGCCCAGTCCGCCACCAGGCCCTGTTCCAAGGAAGGGACTTGGACGACTGTGTGGAGGACCATGACCTGTTCGCCCTGCCCGGGCCTGCCTTCCCCGACCCTGGGGTAGTGAGGCCCGACCCTGAGGTAGTGAGGCCCGACCCAGGGGTAGTGAAGCTAGAAGGGGTCTGCGACGGTACTACCACAACCCAACCCCAGCGGACTGAGCCTGTTTTCCAGGTGCTTCTGGACGTGTCCCAGTTCAGACCTGAGGATATCATGATTCAGGTGTTTGAAGGATGGCTCTTGATCAAGGCTCAGCATGGAGCCAGAATGGATGAACATGGGTTTGTTACCCGAAGCTTCACCCGCCAGGACCCACTGCCTGAGAAACTACAGCAGGCGGGGGGTCTGAGGGCTCTGCTATGTCATGATGGGATACTGGTGGTGGAATCCAAACAGAGAACACCTGTTAGGATACAACACAGTGAGGAGGACCCCTATTGA